From Halobacterium sp. R2-5, the proteins below share one genomic window:
- a CDS encoding twin-arginine translocase TatA/TatE family subunit, protein MFTSTPLFIGGLPGGMEWAVILLIAVLLFGANKIPKLARSSGEAIGEFQKGREEVEQELQEMRDGADPTAEDDNLDSDTTLDSDTTLDSDTTTETTTDSDTDSETPAGN, encoded by the coding sequence ATGTTCACCAGCACCCCCCTGTTCATCGGCGGTCTGCCGGGCGGCATGGAGTGGGCAGTCATCCTGCTCATCGCCGTGCTCCTGTTCGGCGCGAACAAGATCCCGAAGCTCGCTCGCTCCAGCGGCGAAGCAATCGGCGAGTTCCAGAAGGGCCGCGAGGAAGTCGAACAGGAACTCCAGGAGATGCGCGACGGCGCCGACCCGACTGCCGAGGACGACAACCTCGACTCCGACACCACGCTCGATTCCGACACCACGCTCGACTCCGACACCACCACGGAGACGACCACGGACTCGGACACCGACTCCGAGACGCCGGCCGGAAACTAG
- a CDS encoding type II secretion system F family protein has protein sequence MSTGSQAFGEGADSIADAFFPVYQWAFSDGSDFVADVETKLAEARMDDPVELFVSRAIGVGVAVGVVLWLLGLALGYGLFYTGLVETETLIGVPVPNETLLAIVQALKIPALVVVTGLVFGLLGFAAGFGGLLSVPYMRSSSREREINMLLPDAVSFMYALSIGGMNQLEILEAMAKADDTYGEVAMEFRSIVQETEYFDTDYRTAVRNRSMETPSDELSQFLTDMLSIINSGGDMTEFLSDKKDKHMRTAKQQQELTLDTLELFGEMYMTLSLFPLLLIIILVIMSMLGQAQMRLLYATVYVLTPIVGLGFLVLVSTVKQDEIGDGYLEFDDGDDGRREPGLLSLGLVERFVGEYSVFDRVKRREGTYETKQLMRHPARFFRNNPLFTLAFTVPVTVVLLTNTVLAGVAPTSLDGMVEAPIWGTFLYVYLPLYLIGIPLAVFREWNVRSRRRITNKLSDNLRKLSSANDTGMTILESIGAVSDTTSGKLGHEFEVMYAKVNYGTSLKRALVEFNNKYHIPRLARTVKLISKAQEASSQITAVLSTAAQASENQDDIERERRSRARMQVVIIVMTYLTLLAVMVILQVKFLGTMSGLETSTAGAAEGASNQVSFGGNIDTEKLGMMFFHAVTMQGIISGFVAGYIRDADLLSGVKFAVILPTVALIAFSFA, from the coding sequence ATGAGCACGGGGTCGCAGGCGTTCGGGGAGGGCGCGGACTCGATCGCGGACGCGTTCTTCCCGGTCTACCAGTGGGCGTTCAGCGACGGCAGCGACTTCGTCGCGGACGTGGAGACGAAGCTCGCGGAAGCGCGCATGGACGACCCCGTGGAGCTGTTCGTCTCGCGGGCCATCGGCGTGGGCGTCGCCGTCGGCGTCGTGCTGTGGCTGCTCGGGCTCGCGCTCGGCTACGGGCTCTTCTACACGGGGCTCGTGGAGACGGAGACGCTCATCGGCGTCCCCGTGCCGAACGAGACGCTCCTGGCCATCGTGCAGGCGCTGAAGATTCCCGCGCTCGTCGTCGTCACCGGGCTCGTCTTCGGCCTGCTCGGGTTCGCTGCAGGGTTCGGCGGGCTGCTCTCGGTGCCGTACATGCGGTCGAGCAGCCGGGAGCGCGAGATCAACATGCTGCTGCCGGACGCCGTCTCCTTCATGTACGCGCTCTCCATCGGCGGGATGAACCAGCTGGAGATTCTGGAGGCGATGGCGAAGGCCGACGACACGTACGGCGAGGTCGCCATGGAGTTCCGCAGCATCGTCCAGGAGACCGAGTACTTCGACACGGACTACCGGACGGCGGTGCGGAATCGCTCGATGGAGACGCCGAGCGACGAGCTCAGCCAGTTTCTGACGGACATGCTCTCCATCATCAACTCCGGCGGTGACATGACGGAGTTCCTCTCGGACAAGAAGGACAAGCACATGCGCACCGCCAAACAGCAACAGGAGCTCACGCTCGACACGCTGGAGCTGTTCGGCGAGATGTACATGACGCTGTCCCTGTTCCCGCTGTTGCTCATCATCATCCTCGTCATCATGAGCATGCTCGGGCAGGCCCAGATGCGGCTGCTGTACGCCACCGTCTACGTGCTCACGCCGATCGTCGGGCTGGGGTTCCTCGTGCTCGTCTCCACGGTCAAACAGGACGAGATCGGGGACGGCTACCTGGAGTTCGACGACGGCGACGACGGCCGCCGCGAGCCCGGCCTGCTCAGCCTCGGGCTGGTCGAGCGCTTCGTCGGCGAGTACTCGGTCTTCGACCGCGTGAAGCGCCGCGAGGGCACCTACGAGACGAAACAGCTGATGCGCCACCCCGCGCGCTTCTTCCGGAACAACCCCCTGTTCACGCTCGCGTTCACCGTCCCCGTGACGGTCGTACTGCTCACGAACACGGTGCTCGCGGGGGTCGCGCCGACCAGCCTCGACGGGATGGTCGAGGCGCCGATCTGGGGGACGTTCCTCTACGTCTACCTGCCGCTGTACCTGATCGGCATCCCGCTGGCGGTGTTCCGCGAGTGGAACGTGCGCTCGCGGCGCCGCATCACGAACAAGCTCTCGGACAACCTCCGGAAGCTCTCCTCCGCGAACGACACCGGGATGACGATTCTGGAGTCCATCGGCGCCGTCTCGGACACCACGAGCGGGAAGCTCGGCCACGAGTTCGAGGTGATGTACGCGAAGGTCAACTACGGCACGAGCCTGAAGCGCGCGCTCGTCGAGTTCAACAACAAGTACCACATCCCGCGGCTCGCCCGCACCGTGAAGCTCATCTCGAAGGCTCAGGAGGCCTCCAGCCAGATCACGGCGGTGCTGTCGACGGCCGCGCAGGCCAGCGAGAACCAGGACGACATCGAGCGCGAGCGGCGGTCGCGGGCCCGCATGCAGGTCGTCATCATCGTGATGACGTACCTCACGCTGCTGGCCGTGATGGTCATCCTGCAGGTGAAGTTCCTCGGCACGATGAGCGGACTGGAGACGTCGACGGCGGGCGCCGCGGAGGGCGCGAGCAACCAGGTGAGCTTCGGCGGGAACATCGACACCGAGAAGCTGGGGATGATGTTCTTCCACGCGGTCACGATGCAGGGCATCATCTCCGGGTTCGTCGCGGGCTACATCCGGGACGCGGACCTGCTCTCGGGCGTGAAGTTCGCGGTGATACTGCCGACCGTCGCGCTGATAGCGTTCTCCTTCGCGTGA
- the hpt gene encoding hypoxanthine/guanine phosphoribosyltransferase, with protein sequence MERLRESFQRAPVIEKDGGYEYVVLPISNGVPMLDPALLREVVVGITRVADLEDVDKIVTPEAMGIHISTAVSLQTDLPVTVVRKREYGLPGEVEVHQETGYSESEMYVNDVSEGDRVLVLDDLLSTGGTLRALTDALDDIGAEIADVVVVIRKVGSASAMADSPHDVTALVDIEVADGEVTVVDEYR encoded by the coding sequence ATGGAGCGGTTACGCGAGTCCTTCCAGCGGGCGCCCGTCATCGAGAAGGACGGCGGCTACGAGTACGTCGTCCTCCCAATCAGCAACGGCGTGCCGATGCTCGACCCCGCGCTGCTGCGGGAGGTCGTCGTCGGCATCACGCGCGTCGCGGACCTCGAAGACGTGGACAAGATCGTGACGCCGGAGGCGATGGGCATCCACATCTCGACGGCGGTGAGCCTCCAGACCGACCTCCCCGTGACGGTCGTGCGCAAGCGCGAGTACGGGCTGCCGGGCGAGGTCGAGGTTCACCAGGAGACCGGCTACTCGGAGAGCGAGATGTACGTCAACGACGTCAGCGAGGGCGACCGCGTGCTCGTGCTGGACGACCTGCTGTCGACCGGCGGGACGCTGCGCGCGCTCACGGACGCCCTCGACGACATCGGCGCGGAAATCGCGGACGTCGTGGTGGTCATCCGGAAGGTCGGCTCGGCGAGCGCGATGGCGGACTCGCCCCACGACGTCACCGCGCTCGTGGACATCGAGGTCGCGGACGGCGAAGTGACGGTCGTGGACGAGTACCGGTAG
- a CDS encoding archaellin/type IV pilin N-terminal domain-containing protein translates to MDARGQTEVVGVVLLLAITIAGVGAIVAVGGSALETAQDQSSVQRAEQSMSLFDARSALVALGRTDGQSLSLANSERGSYEVRPDTGRMVVVKETDDNSTEYLNTTLGSVVYANGDSEVAYQGGGVWRSRGAGAEMVSPPEFNYQDATLTLPVIRVTGGETTAAGAPTARVTRNDAESNRSVFPGPGRSNPLENGTVTVAVESEYYRGWASFFRSRTTGNVTVVDSENRVELELLARGSGGQFTLEETPLELRGLAGEDPVESLTFTLEPNKNSDFSDLHWTLVADDGGSKRFEFDIQGANLCNDNQPEVTLEYTDGGTTHTWTGDDRFSETDSTYAYSCDDDDTPTMHLDLTGDTNLTYQGDGSPPTADNATGTLVNYALGEMGPNVDLTVLSKGKENPPGNSGSTDLDASTGELEYNSSGERVVTFLHVTENAVNVTVE, encoded by the coding sequence ATGGACGCGCGCGGGCAGACTGAGGTCGTGGGGGTGGTGTTGCTGCTCGCCATCACCATCGCCGGAGTCGGGGCCATCGTCGCAGTGGGCGGCAGCGCGCTGGAGACGGCGCAAGACCAGTCGTCGGTCCAGCGCGCCGAGCAGTCGATGAGTCTCTTCGACGCGCGCAGCGCGCTCGTCGCGCTCGGGCGGACCGACGGCCAGTCGCTGTCGCTGGCGAACTCCGAGCGCGGCAGCTACGAGGTGCGGCCGGACACGGGACGCATGGTCGTCGTGAAAGAGACCGACGACAACTCGACCGAGTACCTGAACACGACGCTCGGGTCCGTGGTCTACGCGAACGGCGACAGCGAGGTCGCCTACCAGGGCGGCGGGGTGTGGCGGTCGCGGGGCGCGGGCGCGGAGATGGTGTCGCCGCCGGAGTTCAACTACCAGGACGCGACGCTCACGCTCCCCGTGATTCGCGTGACCGGCGGCGAGACGACGGCCGCTGGCGCGCCGACCGCGCGCGTGACGCGCAACGACGCCGAGTCGAACCGCTCGGTGTTCCCGGGGCCGGGGCGGTCGAACCCCCTGGAGAACGGCACCGTCACCGTCGCCGTGGAGAGCGAGTACTACCGGGGCTGGGCGTCGTTCTTCCGCTCGCGGACGACCGGGAACGTCACCGTCGTCGACAGCGAGAACCGCGTCGAACTGGAACTGCTCGCGCGCGGGTCGGGCGGCCAGTTCACGCTCGAAGAGACGCCCCTGGAGCTGCGCGGGCTCGCGGGCGAGGACCCCGTGGAGTCGCTGACGTTCACGCTGGAGCCGAACAAGAACTCCGACTTCAGCGACCTCCACTGGACGCTCGTCGCCGACGACGGCGGCTCCAAGCGCTTCGAGTTCGACATCCAGGGCGCGAACCTCTGCAACGACAATCAGCCCGAGGTCACGCTGGAGTACACGGACGGCGGGACAACTCACACGTGGACGGGCGACGACCGCTTCTCGGAGACCGACTCGACGTACGCGTACAGCTGTGACGACGACGACACGCCGACGATGCACCTCGACCTGACGGGGGACACGAACCTGACCTACCAGGGCGACGGGTCGCCGCCGACCGCGGACAACGCAACGGGCACGCTCGTGAACTACGCGCTCGGCGAGATGGGGCCGAACGTCGACCTGACGGTGCTCTCGAAGGGCAAGGAGAATCCACCCGGGAACTCCGGGAGCACGGACCTCGACGCGTCGACGGGCGAACTGGAGTACAACTCTTCCGGGGAGCGCGTCGTCACGTTCCTCCACGTCACGGAGAACGCCGTGAACGTGACCGTCGAGTAG